Below is a window of Candidatus Zixiibacteriota bacterium DNA.
ACAATCAGATCAAGTTGGTAGGCTACCTCCAGATATGCGTTCTCAGCCGGCAGCCCTTTTTTTACCAGCGTCTCAAAACCGCTCTTGACCAGCATGGCCAGCCCACCGCATAGCACAGCCTGCTCCCCGAACAGGTCGCCCAGTGCTTCGGCTTCGAAGGTGGTGTGCACGAGTCGTTTTTTGTCAAACCCGACAGCCTGAGCCAGTTCGCGAACTGTTGCCAAGGCTCGCCTGGATTTGTCTTGATGGACAGCGATGAACGCCGACAATGGCTTGGCACTTCCATAATGCTCACGCACGGCCACGCCCGGAGCGTGCGGCGCCAGCATGACCACGTCGCATTCCCGGGGCGGTACTACCAGCATGAAATAGATCGACATGCCGGCCAGGAACAGCAGCGTTTTCGCAGGCGTCAGCGTTTGAAGGATTTGTTGTTCGAAGACCGCGCTATGTAAATGATCCGGAAAGGCAAAAGCGATGATATCGCCCTTATCGGCCGCCCGACGGACAGTGGTGATGTGGTCGATCCCATCGGCGCTTGCCTGACGTCGCGACTTGGAACGTGGTCGCAGCCCGACTATTACGTCATAGCCTGACTCTTGCAGGTTGAGCGCAATAGCCCGACCCTGAGAACCATAGCCGATGACCGCGACGGTCTTGTTCTGGTGCTTGAGTTTTACCATAGAAGGAATATAAATTCCCGATTGACATTTGCCAACCCACACGTTGATTATCTACTATGAAACCCTGGGACCCATCAATGATCAACCTGGTCCGGTCGGCGCTGGAGGAAGACATCGGAAAAGGCGATGTAACCTCACTGGCGGCGCTGGAACCGGATGTGGTCAAGGGTGTCATAGTGGCCAAGTCAGAAGGGGTCCTAAGCGGCATGGCGCCGGTTATCCTGACGTTCGAGATGGTCGATTCGGCCAACAAACTTACTGCGCTGAAAGCGGATGGCGATAGTTTCAAGCCGGGGGAGACTGTTGTCGAGCTTGAGGGTTTGAATCAGACACTTTTGACGGCCGAACGTACCGCCTTGAATTTTCTGGCTCATCTCAGCGGCGTGGCCACGCTGACCGATCGGTTCGTCAAAGCCGCTGGCGGCACCAACTGCACCATCCTCGATACACGAAAAACCACGCCCGGTTTTCGCAGCCTGGAAAAAGATGCTGTCAAGCATGGCGGCGGGGAGAACCACCGGCGAGGGCTGTTCGACATGGTGCTGATAAAGGACAACCACATCGCCGCCGCCGGGTCAATCGAAGGCGCCGTCATGCGTGTGCGGGAGTGGCTGGATTCAACCGATTACCGACTCCAGTTCGATGTTCCCGCTGATAAGATTGAAATAGAGGTGGAAGTTAGCAACCTGGAGGAACTCAGCGAGGCGATCAACGCTGGTGTGCACAGGCTGCTGCTGGACAATCAAAGGCCGGACAGTTTGAAAGAACTGGTGACCACAGCACGACGATTAAACTTAGAGGTGAAACTCGAAGCATCCGGCAACGTGACGCTCGGGAATATCGGCGAGGTGGCCGCCAGTGGTGTTGACTATGTCTCGATCGGCGCTTTGACCCACTCCGCCCCGGCGTCCGATTTCTCAATGAAGTTGTTTTCCTGACATGAACGATAAAGCGCGTCTTGAAAGTCTGGCCGATGATATCCTGCTGACTATACGCTCCCGACCGGGTCGTGTGCGGACGATATCCTCCCTGGTTGAACGCTTCGGAGTCAGCGAAGATGACCTCAGCCGCGCCCTGCTTTATATCACCCAGTGGGGGTACCGATTGAAGCATGGCCGCAATGGGGTCACCTATTTGGACGCACCGGACCTTCTCACAGCCACCGAGATCGGCTACCAGCTTAAGACCAAGTACCTGGGGCGGACGATATATGCCTACAATTCGGTCCACTCGACCAACGATATCGCCGCTCGCCTGGCGGTCGAGGGTGCGCCGGAAGGGACTCTCGTGACCAGTGAAATCCAGACCAAAGGGCGTGGCCGTCTCAGCCGGTCCTGGCATTCTCCACCCGAGACCGGCATCTATGCGTCGATCATTTTGAGGCCGGGCTTTGCATCCGAACAAGCGCCGGGATTGTCGATCATGACGGCCCTGGCTTTGGCCGACACGATAGAAGCATACTGCCCGGACCAGACCAAAATCAAATGGCCCAACGACGTGCTGATATCCGGACGCAAAGTGGCCGGAATTCTGACCGAACTGGCCGCCGAGGGTCGACGCATCGAGCATGTCGTGATCGGTGTCGGCATCAACGTCAACCATCAGGCCGAAGATTTCCCCAGCGAACTGCGACCCACTGCAACATCGCTGCGCCGCGCTACCAGACGCAAACAGTCTCGCGTGGAACTCCTGCAAAAATTCCTGGTGCGTCTGGAGAAGGAGTATAACGGCTACAAAAAACGAGGTTTACGCACCAGCCGAACAAGATTGCGTTGGTATTCGTCGCTGATGGGCCATCAGGTTAAGCTGGCCTTGGGGCGCAGGATTATCGAAGGTAGGGTGCTCGACTTCGACTTAGACGGCAGCTTGATCTTACAAACGGAACAGGCCCGGGTCACTCTTTGCAGTGGTGAAGTAACTGTGGTCAAGGAATGATGGCGGGTAGCCCCACTCACTGCGCCCACCCTTCGACTCCGCTCAGGGTGAGGTTATGGGACACGGAGCGTGAGATTGCAAGTCGCGAGGCGCAAGGAACCCATTTATGGGTGTCATTCCCGCGAAGGGTGGCCGCCCCAAACCTTGTTTGGGGCGGGAGTTCATACTTCGACTGCGCTCAGTATGACCCAAACGTGACGCACGTCGACGTACACCACGCACCCGACCTTTTTTGGGGCGGGAGAATTCAGGTGGTGTTGGGCGACCCCGCCCGACACCTGTATGACAATAGACAGACTGTCAGGCGAGTCGCCCGACAGCACCGCCAATTGGATACAAAAACTAAACCGAGAATTAGGAATCACAAATGTCCGACCCCAATGTCAAAATCACAATAGTCCCCAACGGACCGGCCTTAATACAGACCGAAAAGGCCCAGATCAAATTAGTCGATGGTTCTCTGATTGAGAGGGAAGGGCGTTTTTCGATCTGCCGCTGCGGTTGGTCCGAGAACAAGCCCTTCTGTGACGGTAAGCACACCAGTTGCGGCTTCAAGGGGTGATGAATCACTCTTTCGCGCTTCGCGTGCCATTGACCTCACCCTGAGCGGAGTCGAAGGGTGCACGGTCAGGCCGTGTCTTGGTGGCTCAGCTTTTTTCAGAGACCGGCGTGAAGCGCAAAAATGCGACTTATCGCCACGCTCAAAGCCGCTTTGGGGGTGATTCACTTTACTTTCCGCCCCAAACAAGGTTTGAGACGGTCACGCGGCCGTGCGTAGTTACAGTACGACTGGGTACATGGGTAACACTTTTTTCTTATTCCCCTCTCGAGAGGGGTGCCCCGCCGACGGCGGGGCGGGGTGTGTTCTTCGCAGCGTCGAATCAATAACACACCCCTAAATCCCCTCTCAAGAGGGGACTTTTAAGCATGAGTCTATGGATTGTGTACCAACTTCAGACAAATCCTGGCATCGAGCTAAATCGGATTTGTTCAGGAAGGTCGGCTACTCTGCGGTAACCGCGGTGGCCAGGTAGTGGCCAGGTTGATCGTCGATTACCACATCGGTAAACTTACTTTTGTGGAGAATCTCAGTCAGCAAACTCTCAGGAGGAAGTTCATCATTAGCCACCACGCCACCGATTCGATGGTGTATGGCCGAGAGCTCTTTGGATGACTGTAAGTGTATGATGTAGAACTTGGACCCTTTCTTAAGCACCCGATGGACTTCATCGACTGTTTGCTGCTTGTCCGAAAAATACGGAAAAGCACTGAAGGCGACACCCAGGTCAAAGTGGTCGCTGCGGAACGGCAGTGAGGCCACATCACCATCAATACAGTTGACGTTGGAAAAAGGGAAGTTACGATGTGCTTTAAGCACCATTTGCAAAGAGAAATCGACGCCGGTGACTGATCCTTGAGGGCCTACTTTGCGCCGGATCAGGTCAAATAATATCCCGGTGCCGCAGCCCAAGTCAATCACGTTCATGTCGGTTTGTACTCCAAGACCGTCCACAATGTGCGACAGCCGTTCGAGGTCCTCGGAGGTGAACATGAGGTCCCACTCCGAAGCGAGAAGATCGAAGAATTCCTGGTGCGGGTCTTGCATAACGGACGTAATAAATTGTTTACTGACGTTCTGTCAAGAAATTTCGCATGTCAAAAACGAATGCATGTTCGATTAAGCCGGTTGAAAAGTCTCCAATCACAGGTGCGGCAGGCCTTGCGGACCCCCGCAAGTGGACTTTAGTGAGCCGCCGGCCATGGTCAGGCCGTGTCGCAATCGTGTGTTCCACCGGTTCCTGCGTTCGCCGAAGGCGAGCGTGTGAACCGGTGGTGCTTGAGGTTGCTCTCACAACACGATGTCGAGAATCGCAGGGTCACAACCACGCCTAGGGCGTGGTCAGGACCCTGCGAAACCCTATTAAGACACAGACTGTCCGCTCAGGATGAGGCGGTGGACGCGCGAAGCGCGAGATAGTGGTTTATCACCGCGCAGCACGAAATAGTGGCTTACCACCTTGCCGATTTGTCGCCTTGTCGGGGTGCGAATATGTGATATGATATTGCAGAAATCCGCTTTGAGCCGGAGTAAACTGTCCGTATATTACAGGTTACATTTTTTGGACGAGATGATATGGCCAACAGCAATCGTAATAGGAAAAACCAGCAGTACTTGCACGTCAAAGGCGCCCGCGAACACAACCTGCGCAACATTGACGTCAAAATTCCCCGCAACAGCCTCACCGTGATTACCGGGCTGTCCGGTTCCGGCAAGAGTTCGCTGGCTTTCGATACCATTTACGCCGAGGGGCAACGGCGCTATGTCGAATCATTGTCGGCTTATGCCCGCCAGTTTCTCGGACTGATGGAGAAGCCGGATGTCGACTTTATCGAGGGATTGTCCCCGGCTATCTCGATTGAGCAAAAAGGCACGCCCAAAAACCCGCGCTCGACGGTCGGTACCATAACCGAAATCTACGATTATCTCAGACTTCTGTTCGCTCGGGTAGGTGTGCCGCACTGTGTCCAGTGCGGCCAGCCGATTACTCAGCAAACGGTGGAGCAGATCGTCGATTCGGTACTTACATTCGAAGAGGGCACGCGCATGATGGTGCTGGCCCCGCTGGTGCGGGGCAAGAAAGGGGAGCACAAAGAGATTATCGAAGAGGCTCTACGCGAAGGTTACGTCAGGCTGCGTGTCGACGGCGAAGTGGTGGAGACCGATAGCGAATTCGAACTCGATAAAAAGAAGAAACACACTATCGAAGCGGTCATAGACCGCCTGGTGGTCAAGGCAAAGTCGAAACGACGTTTGGCCGACTCGGTCGAAACCGGCCTCAAGACCGGCGGCGGCACGGTGTTGGTGAATATCAAGGGGAAAGACCTGTTGTTCTCCGAGCAGTTCGCCTGCCTTAATTGTAACATCAGCTACGACGAACCAAGTCCGCGTCTGTTTTCATTCAACTCTCCGTTTGGGGCTTGCAAGGTCTGCGACGGACTCGGGCAGAAAATGGAAATTGATCCCGATCTGGTCGTGCCGGATCGTTCATTGTCTATCTCCGACGGCGCTATCAGGCCCTGGGGTGGTGCAGAGATGTCCAATTGGTACCGCTACCAACTCAAAGGGGTGGCCAAGCACTTCGATTTCAAGTTTTCGACACCGTTCAAAGGACTGCCCGAAAAAACCCAGGAGGTTGTCCTTCACGGCTCCGGTCGGCAGGAAATCGATTTCGAATTCGAGCACACCTCCGGCAAAGGCCGTGGCTCCGGCGTGTACACATCCAAATTCGAGGGCGTGATCCCTCATCTTGAACGGCGCTACAAGCAGACTGAGTCATCCGGTGTGCGACAATGGATCGAGAACTACATGTCGATAACCGACTGCCCCTCCTGCCAGGGCGCCAGGCTAAGACCGGAAGCGCTGGCCGTGATACTGGACCGTGAAACAATCGACAGCCTGACAGCCAAATCGATCAAGGAGATTCGCGCCTTCTTCCGCCAGATCAAACTTTCCAAGCGTCAGCAGACTATAGCGCGTCAGATTCTGAAAGAGCTGAAAGAACGGTTGGGCTTTCTGTGCGATGTCGGTTTGGACTACCTGACCCTCAACCGCGCCGCCTCGACACTCTCCGGCGGTGAAGCCCAGCGGATCAGACTGGCTACGCAGATCGGTTCGCGGCTGGTTGGCGTCTTGTACATTTTGGATGAGCCTTCGATTGGATTGCACCAGCGCGACAATCGAAAATTGCTCAACACTCTGATAGAATTGCGCGACATCGGCAACACCGTGCTGGTGGTCGAACATGATCGCGAAACAATCGAAGAGGCCGATTTTGTCATCGACCTCGGCCCCGGCGCCGGTGTCAACGGCGGGCATGTCGTGGCCACCGGACGGCCCAGCGCTATTCGTAAATCCAAGAAATCGATCACCGGGCAGTACCTGGCCGAGACTCGCAAGATAGATACACCGCTGGCTCGTCGGGAGCCGAACGGATCGTTTATCAGGCTGACCGGCGCCACCGGTAACAACCTGAAGAACATCGACCTGGAAGTACCGCTGGGCGTTTTTGTGGTTGTGACCGGCGTATCAGGGTCCGGCAAGTCGACGTTAATCAACGAAACTCTCTACCGTCTGTTGGCCCGTCAGTTTTACCAGAGCCGCAAAGCGCCGCTGCCTTACGATAGTGTCGATGGGCTGGACCACATCGACAAAGTGATCGACATCGATCAGTCACCAATCGGTCGCACGCCTCGTTCCAACCCGGCCACCTACACCGGCGTCTTCACGCACATTCGCGACCTGTTCGCCGGGCTGCCCGAAGCCCGCGCGCGCGGCTATCTGCCGGGACGGTTTTCGTTCAATGTCAAAGGAGGCCGCTGCGCTGCCTGCGACGGTGACGGCATCATCAAAATCGAGATGCACTTCCTGCCTGATGTTTACGTCAAGTGCGACGTATGCAAAGGCAAACGTTACAACCGTGAGACGATGGAAGTAACGTTCAAAGGAAAGTCTATCGCCGATGTGCTGGACATGACGGTCGATGAAGCGTTGATCTTTTTTGAAA
It encodes the following:
- the ilvC gene encoding ketol-acid reductoisomerase, which gives rise to MVKLKHQNKTVAVIGYGSQGRAIALNLQESGYDVIVGLRPRSKSRRQASADGIDHITTVRRAADKGDIIAFAFPDHLHSAVFEQQILQTLTPAKTLLFLAGMSIYFMLVVPPRECDVVMLAPHAPGVAVREHYGSAKPLSAFIAVHQDKSRRALATVRELAQAVGFDKKRLVHTTFEAEALGDLFGEQAVLCGGLAMLVKSGFETLVKKGLPAENAYLEVAYQLDLIVDLIKKHGIEGMLRRISVAARFGAVQTGPKVIDKSVQRRMEKVYDSIASGTFPKELSKLTARDLSELDKKVKQLSNPQFEKQARKYSDSD
- the nadC gene encoding carboxylating nicotinate-nucleotide diphosphorylase gives rise to the protein MKPWDPSMINLVRSALEEDIGKGDVTSLAALEPDVVKGVIVAKSEGVLSGMAPVILTFEMVDSANKLTALKADGDSFKPGETVVELEGLNQTLLTAERTALNFLAHLSGVATLTDRFVKAAGGTNCTILDTRKTTPGFRSLEKDAVKHGGGENHRRGLFDMVLIKDNHIAAAGSIEGAVMRVREWLDSTDYRLQFDVPADKIEIEVEVSNLEELSEAINAGVHRLLLDNQRPDSLKELVTTARRLNLEVKLEASGNVTLGNIGEVAASGVDYVSIGALTHSAPASDFSMKLFS
- a CDS encoding biotin--[acetyl-CoA-carboxylase] ligase; the protein is MNDKARLESLADDILLTIRSRPGRVRTISSLVERFGVSEDDLSRALLYITQWGYRLKHGRNGVTYLDAPDLLTATEIGYQLKTKYLGRTIYAYNSVHSTNDIAARLAVEGAPEGTLVTSEIQTKGRGRLSRSWHSPPETGIYASIILRPGFASEQAPGLSIMTALALADTIEAYCPDQTKIKWPNDVLISGRKVAGILTELAAEGRRIEHVVIGVGINVNHQAEDFPSELRPTATSLRRATRRKQSRVELLQKFLVRLEKEYNGYKKRGLRTSRTRLRWYSSLMGHQVKLALGRRIIEGRVLDFDLDGSLILQTEQARVTLCSGEVTVVKE
- a CDS encoding CDGSH iron-sulfur domain-containing protein, which produces MSDPNVKITIVPNGPALIQTEKAQIKLVDGSLIEREGRFSICRCGWSENKPFCDGKHTSCGFKG
- a CDS encoding class I SAM-dependent methyltransferase; the protein is MQDPHQEFFDLLASEWDLMFTSEDLERLSHIVDGLGVQTDMNVIDLGCGTGILFDLIRRKVGPQGSVTGVDFSLQMVLKAHRNFPFSNVNCIDGDVASLPFRSDHFDLGVAFSAFPYFSDKQQTVDEVHRVLKKGSKFYIIHLQSSKELSAIHHRIGGVVANDELPPESLLTEILHKSKFTDVVIDDQPGHYLATAVTAE
- the uvrA gene encoding excinuclease ABC subunit UvrA produces the protein MANSNRNRKNQQYLHVKGAREHNLRNIDVKIPRNSLTVITGLSGSGKSSLAFDTIYAEGQRRYVESLSAYARQFLGLMEKPDVDFIEGLSPAISIEQKGTPKNPRSTVGTITEIYDYLRLLFARVGVPHCVQCGQPITQQTVEQIVDSVLTFEEGTRMMVLAPLVRGKKGEHKEIIEEALREGYVRLRVDGEVVETDSEFELDKKKKHTIEAVIDRLVVKAKSKRRLADSVETGLKTGGGTVLVNIKGKDLLFSEQFACLNCNISYDEPSPRLFSFNSPFGACKVCDGLGQKMEIDPDLVVPDRSLSISDGAIRPWGGAEMSNWYRYQLKGVAKHFDFKFSTPFKGLPEKTQEVVLHGSGRQEIDFEFEHTSGKGRGSGVYTSKFEGVIPHLERRYKQTESSGVRQWIENYMSITDCPSCQGARLRPEALAVILDRETIDSLTAKSIKEIRAFFRQIKLSKRQQTIARQILKELKERLGFLCDVGLDYLTLNRAASTLSGGEAQRIRLATQIGSRLVGVLYILDEPSIGLHQRDNRKLLNTLIELRDIGNTVLVVEHDRETIEEADFVIDLGPGAGVNGGHVVATGRPSAIRKSKKSITGQYLAETRKIDTPLARREPNGSFIRLTGATGNNLKNIDLEVPLGVFVVVTGVSGSGKSTLINETLYRLLARQFYQSRKAPLPYDSVDGLDHIDKVIDIDQSPIGRTPRSNPATYTGVFTHIRDLFAGLPEARARGYLPGRFSFNVKGGRCAACDGDGIIKIEMHFLPDVYVKCDVCKGKRYNRETMEVTFKGKSIADVLDMTVDEALIFFENIPRIKKKLLTLANVGLGYIHLGQQATTLSGGEAQRVKLATELSKLATGRTLYILDEPTTGLHFEDIRMLLGVLEELVDRGNTVLVIEHNLDVIKTADWVIDLGPEGGDDGGRILAAGTPEDVSYVGKSYTGQYLKPVLGVQVGRAKPAVVKTPLGT